In the Vibrio gigantis genome, one interval contains:
- the pyrE gene encoding orotate phosphoribosyltransferase has protein sequence MKAYQREFIEFALEKEVLKFGEFTLKSGRKSPYFFNAGLFNTGRDLARLGRFYAAALADSGIEFDVLFGPAYKGIPIATTTAVALADHHDVDTPYCFNRKEAKNHGEGGNLVGSALEGRIMLVDDVITAGTAIRESMEIIQANGADLAGVLVAIDRQEKGKGELSAIQEVERDFGCAIISIVSLTDLVTFLEEKGTDEAHLESVKAYRAQYGI, from the coding sequence ATGAAAGCATATCAACGTGAATTTATTGAATTTGCACTAGAGAAAGAAGTACTTAAGTTTGGTGAGTTTACTTTAAAGTCTGGCCGTAAGAGCCCTTACTTCTTTAATGCTGGATTGTTTAACACAGGTCGTGACCTAGCGCGCTTAGGCCGCTTCTACGCAGCAGCATTGGCCGATTCTGGTATTGAGTTCGATGTACTATTTGGCCCTGCATACAAAGGTATTCCAATCGCGACGACAACAGCCGTAGCACTGGCAGATCACCACGATGTCGACACGCCTTACTGCTTTAACCGTAAAGAAGCAAAAAACCACGGCGAAGGCGGCAACCTAGTTGGTAGCGCACTGGAAGGTCGTATCATGCTGGTGGACGATGTAATCACTGCAGGTACTGCAATTCGTGAATCGATGGAAATCATCCAAGCGAATGGTGCTGATTTAGCAGGTGTTCTTGTTGCGATTGACCGTCAAGAGAAAGGCAAAGGCGAGTTGTCTGCAATCCAAGAAGTTGAACGCGATTTCGGTTGTGCGATTATCTCAATTGTTAGCCTGACTGACCTTGTGACTTTCCTTGAAGAGAAAGGCACAGATGAAGCGCACCTTGAGTCAGTAAAAGCGTACCGCGCTCAATACGGCATCTAA
- a CDS encoding alternative oxidase, with translation MQFQNHHYSPQSFSEKTALFVTRLLKKTLNLFYGKHFAKRAMLLETIAAVPGMVAGVFNHLKALRRMKDDGGWIKELLEEADNERMHLMIFLDITHPSIFERLIVMLLQFVFIIIYSSIYLVSSKTAHRIVGYFEEEACNSYSEYISKIEDGTLPNTPAPEIAIKYYRLPENTMFLDVLFCIREDEAKHRDKNHDIADLYKTQDLPDHQC, from the coding sequence ATGCAATTTCAAAATCATCACTATTCTCCTCAAAGTTTTTCTGAAAAGACTGCTCTTTTTGTCACTCGCCTTCTAAAGAAAACCTTAAACTTGTTTTATGGCAAGCACTTCGCCAAGCGAGCCATGTTGTTAGAAACCATTGCAGCGGTACCCGGCATGGTTGCGGGCGTTTTTAACCATTTAAAAGCACTACGCCGAATGAAAGATGATGGTGGGTGGATTAAGGAATTACTCGAAGAAGCGGATAATGAGCGTATGCATTTGATGATCTTCTTAGACATTACACACCCTTCCATTTTTGAGCGCTTGATTGTGATGTTATTGCAGTTTGTATTCATCATTATCTATAGCTCGATTTATCTTGTTTCCTCCAAAACAGCGCATCGTATCGTGGGTTATTTCGAAGAAGAGGCCTGTAATAGTTATTCAGAGTATATTTCGAAGATTGAAGATGGCACTTTGCCGAACACTCCCGCGCCTGAGATTGCGATTAAATACTATCGCTTACCCGAGAATACCATGTTTTTGGATGTGCTTTTCTGCATACGGGAAGATGAAGCGAAACATCGAGATAAGAATCACGATATTGCTGATCTCTATAAAACCCAAGACTTACCCGATCACCAGTGTTAA
- the cspE gene encoding transcription antiterminator/RNA stability regulator CspE, with protein MSNKTNGVVKWFNEEKGFGFLTQDNGGADVFVHFRAIASEGFKTLKEGQQVSFEVEQGQKGLQAANVVAL; from the coding sequence ATGTCTAACAAAACAAACGGCGTAGTAAAATGGTTTAACGAAGAGAAAGGTTTCGGTTTCCTAACTCAAGACAACGGCGGCGCTGACGTATTCGTTCACTTCCGTGCTATCGCATCTGAAGGTTTCAAGACTCTTAAAGAAGGCCAACAAGTGTCTTTCGAAGTAGAGCAAGGCCAAAAAGGTCTTCAAGCTGCAAACGTTGTAGCTCTATAA
- a CDS encoding DMT family transporter, whose translation MTHRTLTALLFSSVCLIWGTTWLAMEIAVESIPPIFATGLRFLIAAPILVMLAKHLKQPLFFPKGQQYWMLVVAVFYFAIPFTLMIFGEQYISSGLASIIFANMPIAVMVMSRLFLGLRLTNIQLAGLFTAVLSLILILSTEMSLGGQDYLLGFGALGGAVAIHAVMYVLVEKFCKGVPVLTYNAVPSLIASICLLLVSLVVEQPDITGYSREAIGAVVYLGLFASVGGIVAYFKLGQVSSPFTASICFLFFPLIALTLSTWFAGNSISMVSVLLMIPLLGGILVTKADPKLWKRVRKLKHAL comes from the coding sequence ATGACGCATAGAACTTTGACGGCGTTACTCTTTTCTTCAGTGTGCTTGATTTGGGGTACAACGTGGTTGGCTATGGAGATTGCAGTGGAGAGCATTCCACCGATTTTTGCTACTGGACTACGCTTTCTGATTGCCGCACCAATACTGGTCATGTTGGCCAAACACTTGAAGCAGCCGCTGTTTTTCCCTAAAGGGCAGCAGTACTGGATGTTGGTGGTCGCGGTTTTTTACTTTGCGATTCCGTTTACCTTGATGATCTTTGGTGAGCAATACATATCGTCTGGCTTGGCATCAATTATTTTTGCCAATATGCCGATCGCTGTGATGGTGATGTCGAGACTGTTTCTAGGATTGAGATTAACCAATATACAACTGGCAGGTTTATTCACCGCAGTACTGAGTCTGATTTTAATTTTGTCTACTGAGATGAGTCTCGGTGGGCAAGACTATTTACTGGGTTTTGGGGCTCTTGGCGGAGCTGTGGCTATTCACGCGGTGATGTATGTTTTGGTCGAGAAGTTCTGTAAAGGTGTACCGGTTTTAACCTACAACGCAGTACCGAGTCTTATCGCTTCGATCTGTTTATTGCTGGTTTCATTGGTCGTCGAGCAGCCTGATATTACGGGCTATTCAAGGGAAGCGATTGGAGCGGTAGTGTACCTAGGGTTGTTTGCGAGTGTCGGCGGAATTGTGGCCTACTTTAAGCTAGGACAAGTATCGAGCCCATTTACGGCATCCATCTGTTTTCTGTTCTTCCCGCTAATCGCACTGACACTATCTACCTGGTTTGCTGGGAACAGTATATCGATGGTTTCAGTGTTACTGATGATCCCACTACTGGGGGGAATCTTAGTCACTAAAGCTGACCCTAAGTTGTGGAAAAGAGTACGTAAGCTTAAGCATGCTTTATAG
- a CDS encoding transcriptional regulator: protein MHRVYFSNLILDPTTRTLSNVEGESIQLRPLPYAVLSLLLENQGAHVTRECLFETCWEGALVTDQAITNVISGLRKSFAQLGAADVTIRTVSKIGYVLEIHCAEEPVKKKVEERTIRVSQESEATQATSSKGDEPIKVSAHSKHKENLYLWHAVVTVLLFACLIFVFLAKPFIRKPDFIQPSEYQHFQVGATDFYLHDSAYLISDGQLLAYELATQSIPICHADVYLRVAESAYDDGVYLIKAFAFAKHSSKNVSYVNHSVTIEQIPETVVKAIKRAKAICA, encoded by the coding sequence ATGCATAGAGTCTATTTTTCCAATTTGATACTTGATCCTACTACCCGAACACTGTCGAATGTGGAAGGAGAGAGTATCCAATTGCGCCCGCTACCCTATGCCGTATTGAGTTTGCTGTTAGAGAATCAAGGGGCTCATGTCACTCGTGAGTGTCTGTTTGAAACATGCTGGGAGGGTGCTCTAGTCACCGACCAAGCGATCACTAATGTCATTTCTGGTTTAAGAAAAAGCTTCGCACAGCTAGGCGCTGCTGATGTCACTATTAGAACGGTGAGTAAAATAGGCTACGTACTTGAAATTCACTGCGCTGAAGAGCCTGTGAAAAAGAAAGTGGAAGAGCGAACGATTCGAGTCAGCCAAGAGAGCGAAGCTACCCAGGCAACATCAAGCAAAGGCGATGAACCTATCAAAGTTAGCGCGCATAGCAAACACAAAGAGAACCTGTATCTTTGGCATGCAGTGGTAACAGTGCTTCTATTTGCCTGTCTGATTTTTGTCTTTTTGGCTAAACCTTTTATAAGAAAACCAGACTTTATCCAACCAAGCGAGTATCAACACTTTCAAGTTGGTGCGACCGACTTCTATCTTCATGACAGCGCCTATTTGATCAGTGATGGTCAGCTACTCGCGTATGAGTTAGCGACACAGTCTATTCCTATCTGTCATGCAGATGTATATCTGAGAGTTGCAGAATCGGCTTATGACGATGGTGTTTACCTGATTAAAGCCTTCGCATTTGCCAAACATAGCAGCAAGAACGTCAGTTATGTGAACCATTCAGTGACAATCGAGCAGATTCCAGAGACAGTCGTAAAAGCCATTAAGAGGGCGAAAGCTATATGCGCTTAA
- a CDS encoding YicC/YloC family endoribonuclease, with protein sequence MIYSMTAYARKEVKGDWGTAVWEIRSVNQRYLETYFRMPEQFRGLEPILRERFRKRLARGKVECNLRFEANPAAKGELSINEGLAQQVINAANQVMTMTGEESRLNPFQVMNWPGVMETPEQDMDAINKDLLEAFNDAIAEFIDARAREGENMKALIVQRLDAITEEVVKVRARMPEILEWQRERLLTKFEDAKIELEGSRVEQELILLAQKSDVAEELDRLDSHVKEANVVLKKGGACGRKLDFMMQEFNRESNTLASKSISTDITASGVELKVLIEQMREQIQNIE encoded by the coding sequence ATGATTTATAGTATGACCGCGTACGCACGCAAAGAAGTAAAAGGCGATTGGGGTACAGCAGTATGGGAAATCCGTAGTGTAAACCAGCGCTACCTAGAAACTTACTTCCGTATGCCTGAACAGTTCCGTGGTTTAGAGCCAATCCTACGTGAGCGTTTCCGTAAGCGCCTAGCGCGCGGCAAGGTTGAATGTAACCTGCGCTTCGAAGCAAACCCAGCAGCGAAAGGCGAGCTAAGCATTAACGAAGGTTTAGCGCAGCAAGTGATAAATGCGGCGAACCAAGTGATGACGATGACTGGCGAAGAGAGCCGTTTGAACCCATTCCAAGTGATGAACTGGCCTGGCGTGATGGAAACGCCAGAGCAAGACATGGATGCCATCAACAAAGACTTACTTGAAGCATTCAACGATGCAATCGCAGAATTCATTGATGCTCGTGCTCGTGAAGGCGAAAACATGAAGGCGCTAATTGTACAGCGCTTAGATGCAATCACTGAAGAAGTCGTGAAAGTTCGTGCACGCATGCCTGAAATCCTAGAGTGGCAACGTGAGCGTCTTCTTACCAAATTTGAAGATGCGAAAATTGAACTTGAAGGTTCTCGTGTTGAGCAAGAGCTTATCCTACTTGCACAGAAGTCAGACGTAGCAGAAGAGCTAGACCGTCTAGACTCTCATGTGAAAGAAGCGAATGTAGTACTGAAGAAAGGTGGCGCTTGTGGCCGTAAGCTAGACTTCATGATGCAAGAGTTCAACCGTGAGTCAAACACGCTAGCGTCTAAATCTATCAGTACAGACATCACAGCATCGGGCGTAGAGCTTAAAGTTCTTATCGAACAGATGCGTGAGCAAATTCAGAACATTGAATAA
- the rph gene encoding ribonuclease PH, translated as MRPNDRAVDQIRPIKITRNYTAYAEGSVLVEFGNTKVLCNATVEENVPRWLKGQGKGWVTAEYGMLPRATHTRNRREAASGKQGGRTMEIQRLIARSLRAVVDLKVMGEIMITVDCDVIQADGGTRTASISGASVAMADAINSLLASGKLKKNPMKGHVAAVSVGIVGAQALCDLEYVEDSAADTDMNVVMTEDGKMIEIQGTAEGEPFSHEELMQLLALANKGIADIVEAQKAALAD; from the coding sequence ATGCGTCCAAATGACCGCGCTGTAGATCAAATTCGTCCAATTAAAATTACTCGTAACTACACAGCTTATGCTGAGGGTTCTGTATTAGTTGAGTTCGGCAACACTAAAGTTCTATGTAATGCGACGGTAGAAGAAAACGTACCGCGTTGGTTGAAAGGTCAAGGTAAGGGTTGGGTAACCGCTGAATACGGTATGCTGCCACGTGCAACGCACACTCGTAACCGTCGTGAAGCGGCGAGCGGTAAGCAAGGCGGTCGTACGATGGAAATCCAACGTCTGATCGCGCGTAGCCTACGTGCTGTTGTTGACCTGAAAGTAATGGGTGAAATCATGATCACTGTCGATTGTGATGTTATCCAAGCAGACGGCGGTACACGTACTGCTTCTATCTCAGGTGCAAGCGTAGCAATGGCTGATGCTATCAACAGCCTACTAGCAAGCGGCAAACTGAAAAAGAATCCAATGAAAGGCCACGTAGCGGCAGTTTCAGTGGGCATCGTTGGTGCACAAGCACTGTGTGATCTTGAGTACGTTGAAGACTCAGCAGCCGATACCGATATGAACGTTGTAATGACGGAAGACGGTAAGATGATTGAGATTCAAGGCACCGCAGAAGGCGAACCGTTCAGTCACGAAGAGCTGATGCAGCTTTTAGCCCTGGCGAATAAGGGCATTGCCGATATCGTCGAAGCGCAGAAAGCTGCGTTGGCCGACTAA